Proteins encoded within one genomic window of Candidatus Thiodiazotropha endoloripes:
- a CDS encoding Slp family lipoprotein yields MNRQSRHILLIVVSSLIISSCASKIPLAIRTPVDGDIRVDEVQQDAEPFIGSRVRWGGEIISVENLADETHIEILSHRLSKSGKPLDSKKSRGRFIARIEGFLEPEDFPKERLITVEGRLQEVVEKPVGEYPYSYPQVKVRSYHLWPKQIDPAYQHRYYYDPFYDPFYYPYWRRHPIYW; encoded by the coding sequence ATGAACAGACAAAGCAGACATATCCTTCTCATTGTTGTCAGCAGCCTGATCATAAGCAGTTGCGCATCAAAGATCCCACTTGCCATTCGCACCCCTGTTGACGGCGACATCCGTGTTGATGAGGTGCAGCAGGACGCAGAGCCATTCATCGGCAGCCGCGTACGCTGGGGAGGTGAGATCATCTCGGTGGAAAATCTGGCGGATGAGACCCATATCGAGATTCTGTCCCACCGCTTGAGCAAGTCTGGTAAACCGCTCGACAGCAAAAAGAGCCGGGGACGTTTCATCGCCCGCATAGAAGGCTTTCTGGAGCCTGAGGATTTTCCCAAAGAGCGCCTGATCACAGTGGAGGGACGACTTCAAGAGGTCGTCGAGAAACCCGTCGGTGAATACCCCTACAGCTACCCCCAGGTAAAGGTGCGGAGCTACCATCTGTGGCCCAAACAGATCGACCCGGCCTATCAACACCGATACTACTACGATCCTTTCTACGATCCCTTTTACTACCCATATTGGCGAAGACACCCAATCTATTGGTAG
- the tsaB gene encoding tRNA (adenosine(37)-N6)-threonylcarbamoyltransferase complex dimerization subunit type 1 TsaB has translation MKLLAIETATEACSAALLIDDQIELRYEIKPRGHSELILSMMDGLLGEAGLSANQLDAMAFGRGPGSFTGVRIATGVIQGAAFAADLPVVPVSTLAALAQRAYREKGEPNLLTAFDARMGELYWAGYRVDSNDIVRLVLDEQVANAQQVHLPLDEEWYGVGSGWSVYAPQLGERLGESLLGYKADLYCSARDVATLAAVDFESGLAVPAERALPVYLRNDVAHKKR, from the coding sequence ATGAAACTACTTGCCATAGAAACCGCAACAGAGGCCTGTTCTGCCGCTCTGCTTATCGATGATCAGATCGAGCTTCGTTATGAGATCAAACCGAGAGGCCACAGTGAGCTGATCCTCAGCATGATGGATGGGTTGCTGGGCGAGGCTGGCTTGTCCGCCAATCAGCTCGATGCGATGGCGTTCGGACGGGGACCAGGCTCATTCACCGGTGTGCGGATTGCTACCGGGGTGATCCAGGGGGCGGCTTTCGCAGCCGACCTGCCGGTGGTTCCGGTCTCCACCCTGGCAGCGCTGGCCCAGCGGGCCTATCGGGAAAAGGGCGAACCGAACCTGCTGACAGCCTTTGATGCCAGAATGGGGGAGCTCTACTGGGCTGGTTATCGGGTCGACAGTAACGATATTGTACGGCTGGTTCTGGATGAGCAGGTGGCCAATGCGCAACAGGTTCATCTGCCTCTGGACGAGGAGTGGTATGGGGTGGGTTCAGGCTGGAGTGTCTATGCTCCCCAACTGGGTGAGCGGCTTGGAGAGTCACTGCTCGGTTACAAAGCGGACCTCTACTGCAGTGCCCGGGATGTGGCTACCCTGGCGGCAGTTGATTTCGAGTCTGGTCTGGCGGTGCCAGCGGAAAGGGCGCTGCCCGTCTATCTGCGCAATGATGTGGCGCATAAGAAGCGTTAA
- a CDS encoding efflux RND transporter permease subunit: MRDLVAFSLKQRVFYNLMFVVLIVVGFITLFALPAERYPNFGFGEVIISTVYPGASPVEVESLVTRKIEDALEQVDDVEWINSTSFSGRSNIRVKFIDDSDYDALFNEVRFEVLNVISELPQGVDPPQLLNAKVQDWLPVIAVNLLGDHNNRALALMGEEIKTRILKVPEVQQVEFSGKQTQEFHIYLDAQKLRELGVSFDQVAQALIGANHTIPAGKYTNDSGEFLVKMDERFNNLEQVQSTVVRRDADGSLVKVSDLASRIGMDYRDPIVIASVNGKPSLGLKIIKSEKGNAMKIRDQVVAVVEEFRPTLKAQGVELVLTQDSTVYIKDGLSTLGMNMLVGISLVSLIIWYFMGVRNAGLVTIGIPFAFMITMLIMYLTGNSLNEITLFSFVLVTGIVVDDAIVVTENIYRHVQEGNPLRDAIINGTSEVALPVISATMTTVAAFLPMLIMTGSTGQFFALVPKAVTFAIVASLIECLLILPIHYLDFGPRSQNAVKLLERDNAMMRVARRFTDWLLNLTMHNRLLSVFIVSVLFVVSVAIIGLSASGKVPLIRIQFFPDDYKIYYVDVVGPSNVSLDEIDSRVKQIAQTVMEDGPGMASAASGLAGMYFNEDYEPIYGNNHGSVIVTMPSAKQQTFDDPLAHLQRMRDKLKPIYEKDGYHLHVHPQNDGPPSGKDINVRVVGANVEAVSALSAELLKFMQASEEIGPNLLDLKDDRGVPKRVFRLQVDQQLVAEYGLDNSQVAQLAASVLDGRYLGKYRHIDEEVDIKLRIDPGALREPENALYIPVIEDAGRPVYLSDLVEVKAYNESGEIKRYQGQRAISLKADIREGAPTSTPAVVEAVRRYYETIREDYPGATVTFGGEHEDTQRSFQSLAYAFIIAVLVMYVILATQFQSYLQPLIILSAVVFALIGVVFGKLITQSLFTVNSFIAVIGVAGVVVNDALVLIDFINKRYRSGMTRREAITEGVHIRLRPILLTTLTTTLGLLPMAVGFPSYSLVWGTMASTFVTGLAAATALTLFIIPVLWDLLMGLQQRIARRRANRDLSSESY; encoded by the coding sequence ATGCGTGATCTTGTCGCTTTCTCACTCAAACAGCGGGTTTTCTACAACCTGATGTTTGTGGTGTTGATCGTGGTGGGGTTTATCACTCTCTTCGCACTGCCTGCTGAGCGCTACCCCAATTTCGGTTTTGGTGAAGTGATCATCTCCACAGTCTACCCAGGGGCCTCTCCGGTAGAGGTGGAGAGCCTGGTAACCCGTAAGATCGAAGATGCGCTGGAGCAAGTCGATGATGTGGAGTGGATCAACTCCACCTCGTTCAGCGGTCGCTCGAATATCCGTGTCAAATTCATCGACGACTCCGATTATGACGCGCTCTTCAACGAAGTTCGGTTTGAAGTCCTGAATGTAATCAGTGAGTTGCCGCAAGGCGTCGATCCTCCGCAACTGCTGAATGCAAAAGTTCAGGACTGGTTACCGGTGATTGCGGTCAACCTGCTCGGTGATCATAACAATCGGGCGCTGGCTTTGATGGGGGAGGAGATCAAGACCCGAATCCTCAAAGTCCCGGAAGTGCAGCAGGTGGAGTTTTCCGGTAAACAGACCCAGGAGTTTCACATCTATCTGGATGCGCAGAAACTGCGCGAACTCGGTGTCAGTTTCGATCAGGTGGCACAGGCATTGATTGGCGCCAATCACACCATCCCGGCCGGCAAGTATACCAACGACAGTGGTGAGTTCCTGGTCAAGATGGATGAACGCTTCAACAATCTGGAACAGGTCCAGTCCACCGTGGTGCGGCGGGATGCGGATGGCAGTCTGGTCAAGGTATCCGATCTGGCCAGCCGTATCGGCATGGACTACCGGGATCCGATTGTCATCGCCTCGGTAAACGGCAAACCCTCATTGGGATTGAAGATCATCAAGTCCGAAAAGGGTAATGCCATGAAGATCCGCGATCAGGTGGTCGCGGTCGTTGAGGAGTTCCGTCCAACCCTGAAAGCGCAAGGGGTGGAGCTGGTTCTGACCCAGGATTCGACCGTCTATATCAAGGATGGATTGAGTACCCTGGGGATGAACATGCTGGTGGGTATCAGTCTGGTGTCACTGATCATCTGGTACTTTATGGGGGTTCGGAATGCCGGGTTGGTCACCATCGGCATCCCCTTCGCTTTCATGATCACCATGCTCATCATGTATCTCACCGGTAACAGTTTGAATGAGATTACCCTGTTCTCGTTTGTGCTGGTGACCGGTATCGTGGTGGATGATGCGATTGTGGTGACTGAGAACATCTACCGCCATGTGCAGGAGGGTAATCCCCTGCGGGATGCGATCATCAATGGTACGTCAGAGGTGGCATTGCCGGTCATCTCCGCCACCATGACCACGGTGGCCGCATTCCTGCCGATGCTGATCATGACCGGTTCAACCGGACAGTTTTTCGCCTTGGTGCCGAAAGCGGTCACTTTTGCTATCGTCGCTTCACTGATCGAGTGTCTGCTGATCCTGCCGATTCACTATCTCGACTTCGGTCCGCGCAGTCAGAATGCGGTCAAGTTATTGGAGCGGGACAACGCCATGATGCGGGTCGCCCGTCGCTTTACCGACTGGCTGCTCAATCTGACCATGCACAACCGGCTGCTGTCAGTGTTCATTGTCTCAGTACTGTTTGTGGTTTCGGTGGCGATCATCGGTCTATCCGCCAGTGGCAAGGTACCGCTGATACGGATTCAGTTTTTCCCCGATGACTACAAAATCTACTATGTGGATGTGGTCGGTCCGAGCAATGTCTCCCTGGATGAGATCGATAGCCGGGTAAAACAGATCGCTCAGACCGTGATGGAGGATGGCCCGGGGATGGCCAGTGCCGCATCCGGGCTGGCCGGTATGTACTTCAACGAGGATTACGAACCGATCTACGGCAACAATCACGGTTCGGTGATTGTCACCATGCCGAGCGCCAAGCAGCAGACCTTCGATGATCCTCTGGCCCATCTGCAAAGGATGCGGGACAAGCTTAAACCGATCTATGAAAAGGATGGTTATCATCTGCATGTGCACCCGCAGAATGATGGACCTCCCAGCGGCAAGGATATCAACGTGCGGGTGGTCGGTGCGAATGTCGAGGCGGTATCGGCGCTGTCCGCTGAGTTGCTGAAATTCATGCAGGCTTCTGAAGAGATCGGACCAAACCTGCTCGACCTGAAGGATGACAGAGGCGTACCCAAGCGGGTATTTCGTCTACAGGTGGATCAACAATTGGTGGCTGAGTATGGTCTCGACAACAGCCAGGTCGCGCAACTGGCAGCGAGTGTCCTGGATGGTCGATATCTCGGCAAATATCGGCACATCGATGAAGAGGTGGATATCAAACTGCGAATCGATCCCGGTGCCTTGAGAGAGCCGGAAAATGCCCTCTATATACCGGTGATCGAGGATGCCGGGCGGCCGGTCTACTTAAGCGATCTGGTAGAGGTCAAAGCCTATAATGAGAGTGGTGAGATCAAGCGCTACCAGGGGCAGAGAGCGATCAGTCTGAAGGCCGATATCCGTGAGGGTGCGCCCACTTCAACCCCGGCGGTTGTGGAGGCGGTGAGACGCTACTATGAGACGATTCGCGAGGACTATCCCGGTGCTACGGTAACCTTTGGCGGTGAACATGAGGATACCCAGCGCTCCTTCCAATCGCTTGCCTATGCATTCATCATCGCCGTACTGGTGATGTATGTGATTCTGGCGACCCAGTTTCAGTCCTACCTGCAACCACTGATCATACTCTCTGCGGTGGTCTTTGCCTTGATCGGCGTGGTGTTCGGCAAGCTGATCACCCAGTCCCTGTTTACCGTCAACAGTTTTATTGCGGTAATCGGTGTGGCGGGTGTGGTGGTCAACGATGCGCTGGTGCTGATCGACTTTATCAACAAAAGATATCGCAGTGGTATGACACGACGCGAGGCGATCACCGAAGGGGTTCATATTCGCCTGCGACCGATTCTGCTTACTACCCTGACCACCACTCTTGGACTGCTGCCAATGGCAGTGGGCTTTCCCAGCTACTCACTGGTCTGGGGCACCATGGCATCGACCTTCGTTACCGGGCTCGCCGCCGCCACGGCTTTGACCCTGTTTATCATTCCGGTGCTGTGGGATCTGCTAATGGGGCTGCAGCAGAGAATTGCGAGACGCAGAGCGAACAGGGATCTCTCTTCAGAAAGTTATTAA
- a CDS encoding Slp family lipoprotein produces MLESMRENFLLVGLISLLLNLFGCSSNPVITPADRSLSPKQTATASTLPNQPMQWGGVVIGITNLAQSSEVEILAYPLDEEGRPMRESASIGRFIASQPGYLEAADYASGRMVTATGRISTIRKDLVGEAEYEFPVMLCEQLALWPKQRESRSKPRIRFGFGASSGGSSYGSIGIGFGL; encoded by the coding sequence ATGCTTGAATCCATGAGAGAGAACTTCCTGCTCGTCGGCTTGATCAGCCTGCTGCTCAACCTCTTCGGCTGCAGCAGCAATCCGGTGATTACTCCAGCAGACCGCAGCCTCTCCCCAAAGCAGACAGCTACAGCTTCAACACTTCCAAATCAGCCCATGCAATGGGGTGGCGTGGTGATTGGCATAACCAATCTTGCTCAGTCGAGCGAAGTGGAGATCCTCGCCTATCCACTGGATGAAGAGGGGCGACCGATGAGGGAATCGGCCTCCATCGGACGCTTTATTGCCAGTCAACCAGGCTATCTGGAAGCCGCTGACTACGCTTCAGGACGAATGGTTACCGCCACAGGCCGGATATCAACGATTCGTAAAGATCTGGTCGGTGAAGCAGAGTATGAGTTCCCGGTGATGCTTTGTGAGCAGCTCGCCCTCTGGCCGAAGCAACGGGAGTCCCGGAGCAAACCCCGCATCCGTTTCGGCTTCGGCGCCAGCAGTGGCGGCAGCAGCTACGGCAGTATTGGTATCGGATTTGGTCTGTAA